One window from the genome of Pandoraea fibrosis encodes:
- the rnc gene encoding ribonuclease III, which produces MSQTLNQLEERLQYRFHDAELLRQALTHRSHSAANNERLEFLGDSILNCSVAAILFRRYGKLDEGDLSRVRANLVKQQSLYEIAQTLGVSDFLRLGEGELKSGGFRRPSILADTLEALFGAMYLDGGFDAAYAAIERLYTPVLEHVDPKTLGKDAKTLLQEYLQGHKIALPQYTVIATHGAAHNQQFEVECTVPKLDIKVGGSGASRRAAEQAAAKKALEEVQKMPALAKPKAEKSAKAAKKRAAKAAASEAKKAGQMSTAQPGDAREPKDAKDTKDNKDAKEPKDTRDAVTGAGSVPAMTASVSNGAGRTAAAPAEKSAEKTAEKTDAAKQPPAAA; this is translated from the coding sequence ATGTCTCAAACACTGAATCAACTGGAAGAACGTCTCCAGTATCGCTTCCACGATGCGGAATTGCTTCGCCAAGCCCTGACGCATCGTAGCCATAGTGCCGCCAACAATGAGCGGTTGGAGTTTCTCGGCGATTCCATTCTGAATTGTTCGGTGGCGGCAATCCTGTTCCGTCGCTACGGCAAGCTCGACGAAGGCGACCTCTCGCGTGTGCGCGCCAACCTCGTCAAACAGCAGTCGTTGTACGAAATTGCGCAGACGTTGGGCGTGTCCGATTTCCTGCGCCTGGGCGAGGGCGAGTTGAAGAGTGGTGGTTTCCGCCGTCCATCGATTCTGGCCGACACGCTTGAAGCGCTGTTCGGCGCGATGTATCTCGATGGGGGTTTCGACGCGGCGTATGCGGCGATCGAGCGTTTGTACACGCCGGTCCTCGAGCATGTCGACCCGAAGACCTTGGGTAAGGACGCCAAGACGCTGCTTCAGGAATATCTGCAAGGCCACAAGATCGCGTTGCCGCAGTACACGGTGATTGCAACGCATGGTGCGGCACACAACCAGCAATTTGAGGTTGAGTGCACTGTGCCGAAGCTCGACATCAAGGTCGGTGGCTCGGGCGCAAGCCGGCGTGCCGCCGAGCAGGCGGCGGCCAAGAAGGCGTTGGAGGAAGTGCAGAAGATGCCGGCGCTTGCCAAGCCAAAGGCCGAGAAGAGCGCCAAGGCGGCAAAGAAGCGTGCGGCGAAGGCTGCGGCATCCGAGGCAAAGAAGGCGGGGCAGATGAGCACCGCACAGCCGGGCGACGCGCGGGAGCCGAAGGACGCGAAAGACACGAAGGACAACAAGGATGCCAAAGAGCCCAAGGACACCCGAGACGCCGTCACCGGCGCGGGCAGTGTTCCGGCCATGACGGCGTCCGTCAGCAACGGCGCGGGCCGCACAGCGGCGGCCCCTGCGGAGAAGAGCGCAGAGAAGACCGCCGAGAAGACCGACGCCGCCAAGCAACCCCCGGCAGCCGCCTGA
- the era gene encoding GTPase Era, which translates to MNDKTDFRCGTVAIVGRPNVGKSTMLNALVGQKISITSRKAQTTRHRITGICTTDDAQYIFVDTPGFQTRHATALNRSLNRAVTSTLSSVDVVLFVIEAGNFGPDDEKVMNLLPDNTPVLLIVNKLDRMADKAKVLPFLQSMGEKRDFREIVPLSAKRADDIKHLLGVLRPYLLEGDPIYGEDDLTDRSERFMASEILREKVFRWTGDELPYTSTVVIDKFEQEGNLRRIFATILVDRDNHKAMIIGNKGAKLKQISSDARVDMEKLFDGPVYLEVWIKVKGGWADNEAGLRAYGYE; encoded by the coding sequence ATGAACGATAAGACGGATTTTCGCTGCGGTACCGTGGCGATCGTCGGGCGTCCGAACGTCGGTAAATCGACGATGCTCAATGCCCTCGTCGGTCAGAAGATCAGCATTACGTCGCGCAAGGCGCAGACGACACGCCATCGCATTACCGGCATCTGCACCACGGACGATGCGCAATACATCTTTGTCGACACGCCGGGTTTTCAGACGCGTCATGCGACCGCGCTGAACCGCTCGCTCAATCGCGCTGTGACGTCCACGCTGTCCAGCGTCGACGTTGTGCTTTTCGTCATTGAAGCGGGTAACTTTGGCCCGGACGACGAGAAGGTAATGAACTTGCTGCCCGATAACACGCCAGTGCTGCTCATCGTCAACAAGCTCGATCGCATGGCCGATAAAGCGAAGGTGTTGCCGTTCCTGCAGTCGATGGGCGAGAAGCGGGATTTCCGCGAGATCGTGCCGCTCTCCGCGAAGCGCGCGGACGACATCAAGCATCTGCTGGGTGTGTTGCGTCCGTATTTGCTCGAGGGCGATCCGATCTATGGCGAAGACGATCTGACCGATCGCAGCGAGCGATTCATGGCGTCGGAAATCCTGCGCGAGAAGGTGTTTCGCTGGACCGGCGACGAGTTGCCGTACACCAGCACGGTTGTCATCGACAAGTTCGAGCAGGAGGGAAATCTCCGCCGGATCTTCGCGACGATTCTGGTCGATCGCGACAACCACAAGGCGATGATCATCGGCAATAAGGGTGCCAAGCTCAAGCAGATTTCCTCCGATGCACGCGTCGATATGGAGAAGCTCTTCGACGGCCCGGTGTATCTGGAAGTGTGGATCAAGGTCAAGGGCGGTTGGGCCGACAACGAGGCCGGCCTGCGGGCGTATGGCTACGAGTGA
- the recO gene encoding DNA repair protein RecO, whose protein sequence is MATSELDTANDEVATPADVAQAASNTPVADTSPVSRPPRALRTGATGARPARQPRSARTRAVDDEASEAFQEAEANTETVKRDIKRARRAPSPARSAEREQSRIAEQPGFVLHSYPYRETSLIIDVLTRDHGRIALVAKGAKRPHSALRGVLQTFQPLSLAWLGKGELRTLTKAEWVGGLRPLEGDALLSGFYLNELLVKFCARDDPHDKLFQHYLTTLHHLAHGEPAGIILRAFERVLLRETGYAVAFDRCTQTRGKVVSERRYVFHPDWGVRPARGDEPPDWPVVIGQTLLDMEQDDYSRAQTVQQSKLLMRFLLNHHLGGVPLNTRQILLDLQKL, encoded by the coding sequence ATGGCTACGAGTGAACTCGACACTGCCAATGACGAAGTTGCGACGCCAGCAGACGTAGCGCAGGCGGCAAGCAACACGCCGGTCGCCGACACGTCGCCTGTGTCGCGCCCGCCCCGTGCGCTGCGCACCGGCGCCACCGGAGCGCGTCCGGCGCGCCAGCCGCGTAGCGCACGGACTCGCGCTGTGGACGACGAGGCATCGGAAGCGTTTCAGGAAGCCGAAGCCAACACCGAAACCGTCAAGCGCGACATCAAACGCGCGCGGCGGGCACCTTCGCCCGCCCGGTCGGCAGAGCGCGAACAAAGCCGAATTGCCGAACAACCCGGCTTCGTACTGCACAGCTATCCCTATCGCGAAACCAGCCTGATCATCGACGTGCTCACGCGCGATCACGGTCGCATTGCGCTTGTGGCGAAGGGCGCCAAACGCCCGCACTCTGCATTGCGCGGCGTGCTCCAGACATTCCAGCCGCTCTCGCTCGCATGGCTGGGCAAGGGCGAGTTGCGCACGCTGACCAAGGCCGAGTGGGTGGGCGGTCTGCGTCCGCTAGAGGGCGACGCGTTGCTCTCGGGCTTTTACCTGAACGAATTGCTGGTCAAGTTCTGTGCACGCGACGACCCACACGACAAACTGTTCCAGCACTATCTGACGACGCTGCATCATCTCGCGCACGGCGAACCGGCGGGCATCATTCTGCGGGCGTTCGAGCGCGTGTTGTTGCGCGAGACCGGATATGCCGTCGCGTTCGACCGTTGCACGCAGACGCGTGGCAAAGTCGTGTCCGAGCGCCGTTACGTGTTTCATCCCGACTGGGGCGTTCGCCCGGCGCGCGGCGACGAGCCGCCCGATTGGCCGGTCGTCATCGGGCAGACCTTGCTCGACATGGAGCAAGACGATTACTCCCGGGCGCAGACCGTGCAGCAAAGCAAGCTGCTCATGCGCTTTCTCCTCAACCACCATTTGGGCGGTGTTCCGCTCAATACCCGGCAGATCCTGCTCGACCTGCAAAAACTATGA